CATCCGCAGCCCTGTCGTACCCGACTGGCGGCGTCATTCAATACCGAGGTTAGACATGTCCACCACCATCGCAAAAGCCAACCCCAAGGTTGGCTTTGTTTCCCTGGGTTGCCCGAAGGCTCTGGTCGACTCCGAGCGCATCCTCACGCAACTGCGCATGGAAGGCTACGACGTCGTGTCCACCTACCAGGACGCCGACGTGGTGGTGGTCAACACCTGTGGCTTCATTGACTCGGCCAAGGCCGAGTCCCTGGAAGTGATCGGCGAAGCCATCAAGGAAAACGGCAAGGTCATCGTTACCGGCTGCATGGGTGTGGAGGAAGGCAATATCCGCAACGTGCACCCAAGCGTATTGGCCGTGACCGGACCGCAGCAGTACGAGCAGGTGGTCAACGCCGTGCACGATGTGGTGCCGCCGCGCCAGGACCACAACCCACTGATCGACCTGGTGCCGCCACAAGGCATCAAGCTGACCCCGCGCCATTATGCGTACCTGAAGATTTCCGAAGGCTGCAACCACAGCTGCAGCTTCTGCATCATCCCATCGATGCGCGGCAAGCTGGTCAGCCGCCCGGTGGGCGATGTATTGGACGAAGCCCAGCGCCTGGTCAAGTCTGGCGTCAAAGAGCTGCTGGTGATCTCCCAGGACACCAGCGCCTACGGCGTCGACGTGAAATACCGCACCGGGTTCTGGAACGGCGCGCCGGTGAAAACCCGCATGACCGAATTGTGCGAAGCCTTGAGCAGCCTGGGTGTGTGGGTGCGCCTGCACTACGTCTATCCATACCCGCACGTCGACGAGTTGATCCCGCTGATGGCCGCCGGCAAGATCCTGCCGTACCTGGACATCCCGTTCCAACACGCCAGCCCGAAAGTGCTCAAGGCCATGAAACGCCCGGCCTTTGAAGACAAGACCCTGGCGCGGATCAAGAACTGGCGCCAGATCTGCCCAGAGCTGATCATCCGTTCGACCTTTATCGTCGGCTTCCCCGGCGAAACCGAAGAAGACTTCCAGTACCTGCTGGATTGGCTGACCGAAGCCCAGCTCGATCGCGTCGGCTGCTTCCAGTACTCGCCAGTGGAAGGTGCGCCAGCCAACCTGCTGGACCTGGCCGTGGTGCCGGATGACGTCAAGCAGGACCGTTGGGAGCGTTTCATGGCCCATCAGCAGGCCATCAGCTCGGCACGCCTGCAACTGCGCATCGGCAAGGAAATCGAAGTACTGATCGACGAAGTGGACGAGCAAGGCGCGGTCGGCCGTTGCTTCTTCGACGCTCCGGAAATCGACGGTAACGTATTTATCGACGACGCCAGCGGTCTCAAGCCAGGCGACAAGGTGTGGTGCACGGTCACCGACGCCGACGAGTACGATCTCTGGGCGCAAAAACGCGACTAAGCTGAAAAAATTGAAAAAGCCCTGCTTCTGGACAAGATGCGGGGCTTTTTTCGGTCTATCGTTTGCCCCATCAACGCCAACAAGCAGCAAGGAGCAGCGGGCATGGGCCAGCACTCGGTTATTCACACGCCTAAACCCAGCGATTATCAGGAGCTGACCCGGATCTGGGAGGACTCGGTGCGGGCCACCCATGACTTCCTGCCGCAAAGCTACATCGAGTGCCTGCGACACCTGGTGCTGACGCGTTACCTCGATGCGGTGATGCTGATCTGTACCAAGGACGCGCGCCAACGGATCACCGGGTTTGCCGGCGTCGCCGCAGGCAAGGTCGAGATGCTGTTCATCGACCCGCAATACCGGGGCCAGGGCCTGGGGCGGCAATTGCTGCACTATGCCGTTGCGTCGATGAATGCCGATGAACTGGACGTCAACGAACAGAACCCACAGGCCCTGGGCTTCTATATCAAGCAAGGTTTTGAAGTGATTGGGCGCACCGAGCATGACGGCATGGGCCAGCCCTATCCCTTGCTGCACATGCGCCTGAAACAGGCCCAACAAACACGCAGCGGCTGACACAACCCAAATCAAATGTAGGAGCTGGCTTGCCTGCGATGCGGTCAACTCGGTGCATCAGGTATGCCGAGGTGATGCCATCGCAGGCAAGCCAGCTCCCACAAAAAGCGCGAGCACTGAAATGGGGCCGGGATTAACCGGCGCCAGGCAGGTACAATAGCGGCCCCCTTTTGTTACGGCCCTTGTCATGACTGACCCCATACGCCTCTCCAAACGCCTCATCGAACTGGTCGGTTGCTCCCGTCGGGAGGCCGAACTGTTCATCGAAGGCGGCTGGGTCTCGGTGGATGGCGAAGTGATCGACGAGCCGCAGTTCAAGGTCACGACACAAAAAGTCGAACTTGATCCCGAGGCCAAGGCCACGGTTCCTGAGCCGGTGACTATCCTGTTTCATGCACCGGCCGGCGTAGACGTCGACAGTGCGATGCAGTCCCTGAGCGCCGAGACCCTGTCCGAAGAGCACCGCTTCAGCAAGCGCCCGCTCAAAGGCCACTTCCTGCGCCTGACCGCCAGCGCCGATCTGCAAGCCAAGGCCAGCGGCCTGCTGGTGTTTACCCAGGACTGGAAGATCCTGCGCAAGCTGACGGCCGACGCCGCCAAGATCGAGCAGGAGTATGTGGTTGAGGTCGCAGGCGACGTGGCAGAGCACGGCCTGAACCGCCTCGCCCACGGCCTGATGTACAAAGGCAAGGAATTGCCGGCGGTCAAAGCCAGCTGGCAGAACGAGAACCGCCTGCGCTTTGCCCTGAAAAACCCGCAGCCCGGCATCATCGCCCTGTTCTGCGAAGCCATTGGCCTGAAGGTTGTGGCCATTCGCCGGATCCGCATTGGCGGCGTGTCCATCGGCAAGGTGCCGGTTGGCCAGTGGCGCTACATGTCCGGCAAAGAAAAGTTCTAAGTCGCCCTATCTATCGACATCACCCGTCCGGGCGGTGTCCACAGTCGAATACCAGGATTGCCCACCATGATTCACAACGACGTACTGCGCAGCGTGCGCTACATGCTCGACATCAGCGACAACAAGATGGTCGAGATCATCAAGATCGGCGGCATGGAAGTGTCCAAGGAAGACCTGCTGACCTACCTCAAGAAGGACGAGGAAGAAGGCTTCGTGTTCTGCCCCGACGAGGTCATGGCGCACTTCCTCGATGGCCTGGTGATCTTCAAGCGCGGCAAGGACGAAAGCCGTCCACCGCAGCCGATCGAAACCCCGGTGACCAACAACATCATCCTCAAGAAGCTGCGCGTGGCCTTCGAACTCAAGGAAGACGACATGCACGCCATCCTCAAGGCGGCCGAGTTCCCGGTGTCCAAGCCAGAGCTGAGCGCGCTGTTCCGCAAGTTCGGCCACACCAACTATCGCCCGTGTGGCGACCAGTTGCTGCGTAACTTCCTCAAGGGCCTGACCCTGCGGGTTCGCGCGTAAGCCATGAGTTACAACGTCTCGCCCGTGGGCTTTGTGCGCTCCTGCTTCAAGGAGAAGTTCGCCATCCCGCGCCAGCCACAACTGGCGCCCGCCGCACGGGGCGTGTTGGAGCTGGTGGCACCGTTCGACCAGGGTGAGGCGGTGCAAGGCCTGGAGCAGGTCAGCCATGTGTGGCTGCTGTTCCTGTTTCATCAGGCCCTGGAAGACAAGCCGCGCTTGAAAGTGCGCCCACCGCGCCTGGGCGGCAATACATCCATGGGTGTCTTTGCAACCCGCGCGACCCATCGCCCCAATGGGATCGGCCAGTCGGTAGTAAAACTGGACAAGGTGGAGCCAGGCCGGCTATGGATTTCCGGGATTGATCTGCTCGATGGCACGCCGGTATTGGATATCAAACCGTATGTGCCCTATGCCGACATCGTCGACACGGCTACCAACAGCATCGCCAGCAGCGCGCCGCAACTGATTCCCGTGCAGTGGCTGAAGACTGCCCTGCACCAGGCGCAAGGCCACGCCCAGCGCCTGGGCGAGCCGTTGGTGGAGCTGATTGAGCAATGCCTGGCGCAGGATCCGCGGCCGGCCTATCAGACGCCCGGGCCAGAGCGCGAATACGGCGTGCGGTTCTGGGATGTGGATGTGCGCTGGCACTATCCCGAGGCGGGGATGATTTGTGTGCTTGAAGTGGTTGCCGCGCAGTAAATCGCAGCAATGAAAAAGCCCGCACTGCCTTCACAGGCAATGCGGGCTTTTCTTTGCAAACGCCTTCATCTGTAGGAGCGAGCTTGCTCGCGAAGAACCCAAGGGCAACGCGTCAACTCTGCATGACCGCGTTATCGTTGACGACTTTCGCGAGCAAGCTCGCTCCTACAGGTGTCCCGAGGTCACTTCTCGACGAAGGCGCGTTCGATCAGGTAGTCACCCGGCTCACGCATCCGTGGCGAAACCTTCAGACCGAAGCTGTTCAGCACTTCGCTGGTCTCATCCAACATGCTTGGGCTACCGCACAGCATGGCGCGGTCGTCTTCGGGGTTGATCGGCGGCAGACCGATATCGCTGAACAGCTTACCGCTGCGCATCAGGTCGGTCAGGCGGCCTTCGTTTTCGAAGGGCTCGCGGGTCACGGTCGGGTAGTAGATCAACTTTTCACGCAGCGCCTCGCCGAAGAACTCGTTCTGCGGCAGGTGCTCGGTGATGAATTCGCGATAGGCGACTTCGTTGACGTAACGCACGCCGTGGCACAGGATCACTTTTTCAAAGCGCTCGTAGGTTTCCGGGTCCTGGATCACGCTCATGAATGGGGCGAGGCCAGTACCGGTGCTGAGCAGGTACAGGTGCTTGCCCGGCTTCAAATCGTCCAGCACCAGGGTGCCAGTCGGTTTTTTGCTGATGATGATCTCGTCGCCTTCCTTCAAATGCTGCAATTGGGAAGTCAGCGGGCCATCCGGGACCTTGATGCTGAAGAACTCCAGATGCTCTTCCCAGTTCGGGCTGGCGATGGAGTAAGCGCGCATGAGCGGGCGGCCGTTAGGCTGTTGCAGGCCGATCATCACGAACTGACCGTTCTCGAAGCGCAGGCCCGGGTCGCGGGTGCACTTGAAGCTGAACAGAGTGTCGTTCCAGTGATGAACACTGAGGACACGCTCGTGGTTCATGTTGCTCATGTACGGGGAACTCCTGGAAATGGGTCTGCGCCAAAATGATAGGTGCGCAATTGCACAGTATTCTAATGGCGGCGACAATATCTGTTAACTGGATTATTAAGATAAGGGTTATCGGTTATATCGATATGCGATTTACTCTCCGTCAACTGCAAGTCTTCGTCGCCGTCGCCCAGCAGGAAAGTGTGTCACGCGCTGCTGGCCTTCTGGCCTTATCTCAATCCGCCGCCAGCACCTCGATCACCGAGCTGGAGCGCCAATCCAGCTGTCAATTATTCGACCGCGCCGGTAAACGCCTGAGCCTCAACGCCCTCGGCCATCAACTGCTACCCCAGGCGGTGGCGCTACTGGACCAGGCCAAGGAGATCGAAGACCTGCTCAACGGCAAGTCCGGCTTCGGTTCCCTGGCGGTCGGCGCCACCCTGACCATCGGCAATTACCTGGCCACCCTGCTGATCGGCAGTTTCATGCAGCAGCATCCCGAGAGCCAGGTGAAGCTGCATGTACAGAACACTGCGCATATCGTGCATCAGGTTGCGCATTACGAAATTGATCTGGGTCTAATCGAAGGTGACTGCAGCCACCCGGACATCGAGGTGCAAACCTGGGTCGAGGATGAACTGGTGGTGTTCTGCGCGCCGCAACATCCCCTGGCCCAGCGCGGTCAGGCGACCATGGAGCAGTTGACCCATGAAGCATGGATCCTGCGGGAACAGGGCTCCGGGACACGCCTGACCTTTGATCAAGCCATGCGCCATCATCGCAGCGCGCTGAATATCCGCCTGGAGCTGGAGCATACCGAGGCGATCAAGCGGGCGGTGGAGTCGGGATTGGGGATTGGCTGCATTTCGCGCCTGGCGTTACGAGATGCGTTCCGCCGTGGCAGCCTGGTGCCAGTAGAGACGCCGGACCTGGACCTGGCCCGGCAGTTCTACTTTATCTGGCATAAACAGAAGTACCAGACCTCGGCCATGCGCGAGTTCCTCGAACTGTGCCGCGCCTTCACCGCCGGGGTGCAGCGCAGCGACGAGATCGTCCTGCCGAACATCGCCTAGATCAGGATCACGGCCCACACTACGGTGATCATGGTCAGCGCCACGAATTGCGCGGCGCTGCCCATGTCCTT
The Pseudomonas hygromyciniae genome window above contains:
- the rimO gene encoding 30S ribosomal protein S12 methylthiotransferase RimO; this encodes MSTTIAKANPKVGFVSLGCPKALVDSERILTQLRMEGYDVVSTYQDADVVVVNTCGFIDSAKAESLEVIGEAIKENGKVIVTGCMGVEEGNIRNVHPSVLAVTGPQQYEQVVNAVHDVVPPRQDHNPLIDLVPPQGIKLTPRHYAYLKISEGCNHSCSFCIIPSMRGKLVSRPVGDVLDEAQRLVKSGVKELLVISQDTSAYGVDVKYRTGFWNGAPVKTRMTELCEALSSLGVWVRLHYVYPYPHVDELIPLMAAGKILPYLDIPFQHASPKVLKAMKRPAFEDKTLARIKNWRQICPELIIRSTFIVGFPGETEEDFQYLLDWLTEAQLDRVGCFQYSPVEGAPANLLDLAVVPDDVKQDRWERFMAHQQAISSARLQLRIGKEIEVLIDEVDEQGAVGRCFFDAPEIDGNVFIDDASGLKPGDKVWCTVTDADEYDLWAQKRD
- a CDS encoding GNAT family N-acetyltransferase, producing MGQHSVIHTPKPSDYQELTRIWEDSVRATHDFLPQSYIECLRHLVLTRYLDAVMLICTKDARQRITGFAGVAAGKVEMLFIDPQYRGQGLGRQLLHYAVASMNADELDVNEQNPQALGFYIKQGFEVIGRTEHDGMGQPYPLLHMRLKQAQQTRSG
- a CDS encoding rRNA pseudouridine synthase — protein: MTDPIRLSKRLIELVGCSRREAELFIEGGWVSVDGEVIDEPQFKVTTQKVELDPEAKATVPEPVTILFHAPAGVDVDSAMQSLSAETLSEEHRFSKRPLKGHFLRLTASADLQAKASGLLVFTQDWKILRKLTADAAKIEQEYVVEVAGDVAEHGLNRLAHGLMYKGKELPAVKASWQNENRLRFALKNPQPGIIALFCEAIGLKVVAIRRIRIGGVSIGKVPVGQWRYMSGKEKF
- a CDS encoding DUF1456 family protein is translated as MIHNDVLRSVRYMLDISDNKMVEIIKIGGMEVSKEDLLTYLKKDEEEGFVFCPDEVMAHFLDGLVIFKRGKDESRPPQPIETPVTNNIILKKLRVAFELKEDDMHAILKAAEFPVSKPELSALFRKFGHTNYRPCGDQLLRNFLKGLTLRVRA
- the tsaA gene encoding tRNA (N6-threonylcarbamoyladenosine(37)-N6)-methyltransferase TrmO: MSYNVSPVGFVRSCFKEKFAIPRQPQLAPAARGVLELVAPFDQGEAVQGLEQVSHVWLLFLFHQALEDKPRLKVRPPRLGGNTSMGVFATRATHRPNGIGQSVVKLDKVEPGRLWISGIDLLDGTPVLDIKPYVPYADIVDTATNSIASSAPQLIPVQWLKTALHQAQGHAQRLGEPLVELIEQCLAQDPRPAYQTPGPEREYGVRFWDVDVRWHYPEAGMICVLEVVAAQ
- the fpr gene encoding ferredoxin-NADP reductase; amino-acid sequence: MSNMNHERVLSVHHWNDTLFSFKCTRDPGLRFENGQFVMIGLQQPNGRPLMRAYSIASPNWEEHLEFFSIKVPDGPLTSQLQHLKEGDEIIISKKPTGTLVLDDLKPGKHLYLLSTGTGLAPFMSVIQDPETYERFEKVILCHGVRYVNEVAYREFITEHLPQNEFFGEALREKLIYYPTVTREPFENEGRLTDLMRSGKLFSDIGLPPINPEDDRAMLCGSPSMLDETSEVLNSFGLKVSPRMREPGDYLIERAFVEK
- a CDS encoding LysR family transcriptional regulator; this encodes MRFTLRQLQVFVAVAQQESVSRAAGLLALSQSAASTSITELERQSSCQLFDRAGKRLSLNALGHQLLPQAVALLDQAKEIEDLLNGKSGFGSLAVGATLTIGNYLATLLIGSFMQQHPESQVKLHVQNTAHIVHQVAHYEIDLGLIEGDCSHPDIEVQTWVEDELVVFCAPQHPLAQRGQATMEQLTHEAWILREQGSGTRLTFDQAMRHHRSALNIRLELEHTEAIKRAVESGLGIGCISRLALRDAFRRGSLVPVETPDLDLARQFYFIWHKQKYQTSAMREFLELCRAFTAGVQRSDEIVLPNIA